DNA sequence from the Amycolatopsis sp. Hca4 genome:
GCGTCGAGGTCGACGCCGCCGCCCTCGCCACCCTGGTGACGGCACTCCCCCCAGGTCGCGGCCCTGCACGACGGCCACTTCGGTGAGATCGCCACGCTGCTGCCGCGCCGCCGCGTACCCGGCATCCGGATCCGGCGCGAGGAGATCACCATCGGAGTCACGGGCCGCTACCCCGCCACCATCGCCGAGATCGGGGCCGCGGTCCGTGTCGCGATCGGGCCGACCGACCGGCCGGCGCACGTCCACGTCGGCGACATCGCCGCCCCCGCCGCGACCCTCGTGGCCGCCGTAACGCAGGAGCTCCCGTGAATCACACCCACATCGGCCTGTTGACCGGCCTCGTCCTGGGCCTGGCCGCAGCATTCGGTGGCGTCGGGGCTTTCCTGCTCGTGCTGCTCCTCGGCGGCCTCGGCCTGCTGGTAGTCCGGTTCCTCGACGGCAAACTCGACATCTCCGCGATGTCCGGCCGTGATCGAGGCTGAGCACGCCATGACCGAGCGCGTCACCGCGGACGACCTCGGCACGCTGACCGTCGTGGATTCCACCGCCGGACGGATCGTCACCAACCGAGCAGATGGCGCATGCAGTTCATGTGCCAGGCACGCACTCGGCGAGCGAGGTGGAGACGAGTGTTCCGACGATGCTCAGCGGGGCACCGCCGATCACCGACCTCACCGGGATCAGGTTCAGCACCACGACGGCGACGGCCGGCAGTGCCGCGTACGGCAGACGAAGGTGTCGTCGCCGATGAGGATCGCCCGCGACCGGCGGGCGTGCGAGATCAGCCGCTACATCGTGGCGCGAATGCGAGGCACGTCAGCTCGTCGAACCGGACAAGGAACGTGGTGTGGTCCTGGGCTTCGCGCAGGTATTCCGAGGCCTAGGCCGGCCCTTCGCGGGAACGGGGAGGCCACCGGATCACCGGTGAACCCACTGGTCCGAATCGCCGCTAAGGACCTCCCGCGCCGGCTCGGCGAGCTTTTCGTCCACATCGGACAGTTTCCGGACGGGCACCCCGATGAACCTCGCGTGTCAAGGAAGGACAAAGCGGCAGTGACAGACGGTCAGTCAGGTTTACTTCCGGCGCGATCGGGTACCAGCGAGTGTTCGCTGGTTGCCTTCCCGGGGGTAGTGGTGCAGGTTCGCAAGAAAATCGCCGTTCGCGTCGGAGAGATTGACCAGGCAATCGCCGTTCTGACCAGGCAGGGTGTGCACCCCCGCCGGGCTCGCGCCACCCTGTGCGAGATGGCGCGCGAACGCCACATCTCCCTGGGCCAGTGCGCGGCCCTGGTCGCGAGCAGCCTCGACAGGACTCGCGACTGAAGACGACCGGCAGCACCCGCGTCAGCGCCGGATTCCTCCGCCACAACAGCTCGGCCGCGCACCGATCGCCCGGTGCCGACGGCATGTACCGCAGCCGGTGTGCAGACGAAACGGTGCGCATGTACCTCGAGTCCGCCCGCCGGCTGCTCAACACCCGACGTCGCGCTGTGTGCCGAACTGACTCCGCACTGAGCCCGGGTCGGCGGGACAGCGATTGAAGCGAAAAGGATCTGGGTATCCGCGAAATCCACGCTCCGGTGCGCGGAAGACGACCCGAGAGCCCAGTGAGAACCGCTACCGCCCATCCGGCCGCCCACCTTCGAGGATGACGATGCCCGAGCAGAAAACGCCCGAGCCCCTGCCGGCCGAATTGCGCGCACTGGCCGCGGACGCCGAAACTCTCGCCCAACGCACCGCGGATCTGGCCGCTCGGCTCAAGGTCGCCGACGACGGGAACCTGAACCGGCTGGCCCGGCCCATGGACAAGGCGACCGAAGAGCTGGGCGACTACACCGAAGAAGTCTCACGGACAGCCGAGTACTTGGCCCGGGTCCGGGTGTCTCGCGACCCGAACCTGTGCGATGTGCCGTGGGGCGTCTGCCCGGCCCACGGAATCACCCTGCGCTCGAATGCTGACCGGACCTGGTGCACCGCGACCGGCTGCGGCCGCGAATGGGATTACGACCGGTTGCACAGCCCGTGCGCGGAACCGGCTGCTGCGGTCGTCACCGACGAGGACGGTGAATCCGGCTCTCTGTGCGTAGCTCACGCGCAGGACGCCGCGCAGCGGCTCACCGGTTGCACGTTCGTCTACCTCGACCGCAGTACGGCAACCGGCTGAGGGCTCACCCGCAGCGCGGATACCGGGTCTCGCTCTGCCTTCGGCTGAGACGACAGGCACGTCAGCGGAGAAGGCCTCGTCTGAACCCTTCGGCGACGGCGTGTGCCCGTTCTTTGACCTCGAGCTTCCTGAACACCGTGCGAGCATGAGATTTCACGGTGTCTTCGGAAATCCCCATCTGCCGGGCGATTGCCATGTTGGTGTTGCCCGCTGCCATGCCGCGCAGCACTTCGAGCTCACGTGGCCTGAGCCGCTGGGCGACGGAGACGGACGCCAAAGCTACGATGTGTGCCAGCGCGGCGACAAGTTCGTGCTCGGTCACGTTCCACCGCACGTAACCCCGCACGCCGCTCTCGACGATCGCTTTCGTGTCGCCGACATCCTGCTCGCCCAAGGCCACGACGTAAGCTTGCGGGTCGGCAACCACCAGGCGGCTGACGACTTTCGCAACATCCGGGCACGAACCCCGGTCCGGCCCAGACATCGTCCCGACGAACACCACATCACCACGTTCCCGGGAGTGCCTTCTGAGCAGCTCATCACCATCGGCCACGCAATCGACCCGGCTCACCCCGGGGATTCCGCTCAGCAGGCGTGTCAACCCCCGCCGCACGCTCTTGCGCTTGTCCCAGATCAAGATCGCTGTCACGGACCAACCCTCAGCCGGCTTCAGTTCCCGGTCGCAAGACCCAATCCGAGCGGCAAACTCACGATCATTCAGCCGTGTCTCCGGTCACAACCTCGAGCCACGGTCCGGATGCGTCGCGGATCTCGGCGGGATCGGCTTCCTGCTCGACCGAGACCACGGCGACCAGCGCCGGGTTGCCGCGGGTACCAGCCAAGGCCGCGGTCGTGCGCGCCACTGAGGCCGGATAGCTGATCGAAAGTCGAGCCGACAACCGGGCGGTGTCGCCGTCGACATCCACTTTGACCGACCGGTCGGCGTACTCCCCGCCGACCGCGACCCCGAGCACGCGGCCGGCCGGCAGACCGATGTGGGTGGCACTCATCGAAACCCTGCGTCAAGAACTGGATCCACCGGCGACGCGGAACCCGGGTGGGCCGCCGCGACCTCGGCGAACTCGGTCGCGGCGGGGAATCACCGCACCCGGCCGGTGTCGGCGCTCTCGCCCTCGTCCTCGCCGGGCAGCCGCAAATCGCCGACGGCGATGTTGACCTCGACGACCTCCAGCCCGGTCATCCGCTCCACGCCGGTGATCACGGTGCGCCGCACCGACCGCGCCACATCGGCGATCGACACGCCGTACTCGACCACGATCTGCAGATCCACCGCGGCCTGCTTCTCCCCCACCTCGACCGAGACGCCCTGGCCCGCGGAAGCCGACGCGCCCGGGATGCGCTCGCGGATCGCGGAGAACGCGCGGGAGACACCACCACCGAGTGCGTGCACTCCGGCAACTTCCCGGGTGGCCAGCCCGGCGATCTTCTGCACCACGGTGTCCGCGATCGTCGTCGCCCCTTGAGCCGTGACCAGCACACCGGTCGTCTTGTCCTTCGACGCCGTGGCAGCCGGAGCCTTCGAAGTCGTCTCAGCCATGGTGTTCCCTCCAATGTCGATTCGAACGCGTGTACCGGGAGGACCCGTGGCGCTCGGCATCATCACGATCACTTTCGTGTGAACACGCTCACGCTGCCGGGGCAATGACGAACCGTTCGCCGGGGTGTCTTGATGAACAGGACCGTCCACGAAGGACGGTGACCGAGCCGAGAGGAGCGACAGCATGTCGTTGGGTGACAAGATCGGGAACAAGGCCGACGACCTCGGCGGCAAGGCCAAGGAGGCTGCGGGCAAGGTGACCGGCGACGACGAGCTGCGCGCCGAGGGCCAGTCCGATCAGGCCAAGGCCGGTCTCAAGGACGCCGTCGAGAACGTCAAGGACGCGGTCGGCGACGTCGCCGACAAGGTGAAGAACGTGCTGAAGAAGGACTGACCGCCCCAGACCGGTGGCCGGCGCGCGAGGGGTCGCGCCGGCCACCGCCGCCAGGATCGGAGGTGTCCGATGTCCGTGCTCGACCGGCCGCGCTCCCCCGTCCGGGGTCTCGTGGCCGCGGGTGTCGCGGCGCTCGCGGTGTTCATCGCGCTGCTGATATCGGCTGCCGCGAACAGCGGCTGGGCCGCGACGTTCGACCAGGATCTCCACACGTGGTTGCTCGCCCACCGCACGGCGACGCTGACCCTGCTCGCGCGGACGGCCACGGTCACGGCGACCCCGGTGGTGGCGACCGTTCTGGTGCTCGCGATCGCCGCGGGGATCGGCACCGGCACCGTTTCGGCGCGGCTGCGCCGTGCGAGCCTCGTCGGTGCGATCATGGCGCCGGCCCTGCTGGCCCGGTACGGCCTGTCGCTGCTCGTGGCCCGTCAGCGTCCCCCTCGCGAGGACTGGGCGTGGCACGCCTCGGGGCAGTCGTTCCCCTCGGGACACACGACCGCAGCCGCCCTCGCCGCCGGACTCGTCGGCTGGCTGGCCATCCACCGTGTCACCAGTCGCGCGTGCCGTTGTCTGCTGTGGATGGTCGCGGCCGGATACGTCGTCCTCATCGCCTGGACTCGTACCTACCTCGGTGTCCACTGGCCGACCGATGTCCTCGCCGGTGCCGCCTTCGCCATCACCTGGCTCTGCGTCGCATTCATCGTGCGGGAGCTGACGACGCACGCGCAGCGACCGCGGGACCGCCACCCGGCTGCACCCGGCGAGCCGTGAAGCGGCAGCGGACTGACGCCGGCGCGTCGGAACCAAATCGCCCGGACCGGCAATCCGCGCGGGGCATGGAGATCGGTGCCGGGGCCTGGACGTGGCCGGCCGCCGACCGCATTCGAACGCTTCGCGCGAGCTCACCACGTCTCCGTGTTCCGGCCGGCACCCTGCCCGCTGGGCGATGCCGGGAAAGTCACCGAAGAGCGGGCTCTGACACCGGCCGGCCCCCAGCCCCGAGTACCGCGGACCTGCTCTCCCCGTGGCGCGCCGAGCCATCGCTACCACCCGGCGTCACAGCACCAAGTGCGACTCCACCTGCGCGCGGTCGAGAACCGATCCGACCGGCCAGTCACGGCGGAGCAACTCCAGCAACCCCGCGTTCGGCACCCCCGTCAAGTCGGCCGGGTCGGCGGCGAGGTCGGTCAGCAACCGCTCCAGCAGCAGGGCCAGAGCGGCCGTGCCCGGTTCGTCATCACCCCAGCCCAGCTCGGACCGCGGACCCCGCGGCGCGAGGTGGAGCGTGTCGTCGCCGTCGCGGATGTACACCGGATCTTCCAGCACGACCTGACGCAACGCCGAGATCGAGGCCAGCCGCCGGGGCGCCGACACCCGCACCACCCCCGGATTTCGCAGCGGCACCGCAGCCGGCGCGTCGGATGCCGGGTCGACGAGCACAGCACCGATCCGAAGGGGGTCGGTGAGCACGTGGATCGCCCGCCGGGAGCACGACCGCAGACGCGCCGCGAACTCGGCCCCGGCCTCGCCCCGCAGGTACGCGGTGACGACCTGCGGATGGGTCAGCTGCTCGCCACCGTCGAAGTCGTGGACGATCCGGATGCACTGCTCGGCGAGGACGTCGTCGCGGTTCTGCACTTCGCGCCACCCGAGCCGCAGCACCGGGTCCGGCGCCGGGCCGGGGTCTACCGGCGCGCACCCGTCATCGACAGCGGCGAAGGTGATCTGGTCGGGTCGCAACGCCACCAGGCGCGCAGCAGCCGGCGTGCCCGCGGTTCGCCCGGCCGCGATCCGCTGCGCGGTGTGGGTCAGCGCGCGGTGCGCGGGGTGGTTCGCGGGGTACAGCATCGCCAGCTCCAGCAGGGGCTGGATCGGTAGGACCGTCGACGCGGGACAGCGGACGACCGGGTCGCCCGGACGCCACCGGCCGATCAACTCGGGATCACGCAAGCCGGGCGGCCAGTACGGCGCTGCCAGCCCGAGCACTCGCGCGAGATCGGCCCACCCGCATTCCATGGGTGCGGCGGCCGGCGCGGCGCCGACGACCGCCACGAGGTCGGGACCGGTCGCCGTCCACCTCGCGCCGACCCGCAGGTAAGCCGCGGCGTCCGGCACAGCGCGAGCGACTTCCGCCATCGGCACCACGCGCCCGTCGACCGGCCAGCTCACGACCACCCGCCCCCGCGGCGTCGACCACTCCTGCACCACCGCTCGCGGTGCAAGGTCGAATGCACGACTGAAGAGGGGCAGTGACCGGCAGAACGTCGCCCGGGCGGGCGAGTCGGGCCACCAGCGCAGTGGGTGCCGCGCGACGTCGAACCCGGTGCGGTCCGCCAGCCATGCTCGTGCACTGGCCGTGGACCAGTACCAGCCGAGCAGATCCCGGTCATCGGGTGCCGGCAGCCGGGATCGCCATCGCCGTGCGAATCGTCCCGAACTCGCTCGCACCACGGCCCGGAACTCGGCCTCGTACACGCGCTCGGGGTGGATCATGGGCAGTACCTCGGGAAAACGAATCCGCCGCGGAGCGGAGGGCACCAAGCCATCGATCCAGGATCGATGCAATCGAGAGCATAGAGCATCAGTTCAGGTCTTGCACACGTCAAGCGGCGAGTAAGACCTAAGCGGGACACTCCTCACTGAAAGTGTTGCGAGAAAGCAAGAATTCGACTACGGAGAACCGCCTGGTCACGAACGCACCGATACCCACTGCGTTCCCGCGAATGCCCGCGTTGCATCGCATCTGAATCGGAATCTCAGTCGACGCAGCGGCAGCCGAGTACCGGCGTCATGAGTGGGCTGTCACTCCGCCGGCGCGGCGGCCGATGACCATCCCGGACCGGCCACCGCGAGACGAGCGAGGTGCTCGCTTATCTCCCCGTGCAGACGGGACGCCTGATCGCCGAGCGCGGCCAGTTCGGCGAGTGTCGCCACCGCGGCACGTTCCTCGCGGCGGTGCGCACCTGACGCCGATGGCACGCCGGTGCCGGAATCGTCCATCACCCCGAAGTCACCTCCTGTGACAACGGTAACCGAAAGTGTTCGACGTGCTCCCCGACACGTGCGATCGGCGACGGAGCACGCGCAACGGCGCGGCCGAGCGCAGCAGCGCCACCGGCGCGAGCACGTTGACAGTGAACAGGTCTTTGGCCACGTCGTCGGGCACCGACTCCGCCGTCCCGAACGCCACTGCGACCACGCTACGTCCAATCTGCCCAGCGCGGGCGCCTAACCTTCACGACGGCAGCCGGGCGGCACTGGCCAGGCGCCCCAGCTGATCGCGTTCCTCTCCCACGGTCACCATTCATTCCCCGGGCCGGCTTCGACGCCGACTGGCTCCTGCCCGGCCAGAACATCGAGCTGCTCGAGCTCGCCGCCCGGGCTGACGCTCAAGCGGATCGCCAGCCGGTTCCGGATAACCGCCGTGGCGTCGGCTACCGCCTGGCACGGCTGCGCGCCGAGTTGGGCGTACCCGGCACCGACACCGCGGGGTTGGTCGCCCGCGACAACCACCTCGGCCTGCTCGCCGGGGGAAGTCGGCCCCCGTGCCGAACTGCGGACCTCGAGGCGACGGGCTCCGGCCGTAGCGCGCCCGCGCGGTCCATGCGCGAGAAGCCATGCTCAGCCCGGTGTCCGCGCGTCCCCGGAGGCGTCCTCGGGCACCAGCCAGGCCGCGGTGCCGCCCTCCAGCGTCGCGCCGCCGGAGCCGTCGCTGCGGAGAACGACCCTGCCCCACCCACGTGGCACCGTGAACCGGGTCGCTCGGGTGTTCACGACGCAGGACAGCTGCCCGGACGTGAACGCGAGGATCCCGTCCTCGCCGGGGCTCAGCCAGGTCAGCGCACCACCCCGGCGCCACGCGCGCCGGGCGGCGATGACCCGGTGGTACAGGCTGAGCGTCGAGTCCTGGTCGCGGCGTTGCGAGCTGACCGCGTACTTGGCGAACCAGTCGGGCTGCGGGAGCCACGGCGCCGCCGTGGAAAACCCGAACGCGGTGCCTTCGGACGTCCACGGCAGCGGGACCCGGCACCCGTCCCGGCCGGCTTCAACCCCGCCGGTGCGGTGGAAGACCGGGTCCTGCCGGACGGCGGCAGGCATCTCCTGCACCTCCGGCAGCCCCAGTTCTTCACCCTGGTACAGGTACGCCGAGCCGGGCAGGGCGAGCAGCATCAGCAGGGCCGCGCGGGCCCGCCGTTCCCCCAGCGCGGCGTCGACCTGGCCACGGGGTCGCATCAGGGCCGCGAACGCGTCGTTGCTGGGCGGTGCCGGTTCGGGGTCGGTGATGCCGTAGCGGGTCACTGTCCGGTGCACGTCGTGGTTGGCGAGCGTCCACGCAGGCAGCGAGTCCGTCGCCGTCAGCGCGCGCTCGATGGAATCCCGCAACGCGACCGCGTCCCACGGCTGGACGAGCAGGTCGAAGTAGAAGGCTTGATGCAGCTCGTCCGGCCGGAGGTAGGCAGCGAGGTCCACCGCCGTCGGCACCCATACCTCGCCGACGAGCAGCAGGTCCCGGTCCCCGTACGACTGCGTCAGCGAACGCCAGCGCCGGTAGATCCTGTGTACCTCGGGCTGGTTCCAGCTGCGAGCGTTGTAGGCACCGTCCGCGGGATCCCAGTCCGACAACTCGCGGTCCTTGAGCAGACCGTGGCAGACGTCGATGCGGAATCCGTCGACCCCGCGATCGAACCAGAACCGCAGAACGTCGTCGAAATAGTCGGCGACCGCGGGGTTGCGCCAGTTGAAGTCCGGTTGCTGCGGGGTGAACAGGTGCAGGTACCACTGGCCCGGCGTGCCGTCGGCTTCGTCGACGCGCGTCCACGCCGGGCCGCCGAAGGTCGCCCGCCAGTTGTTGGGCGGCTCTTCTCCGCGCTCCCCGCGCCCGTCGCGGAAGAGGAACCTGTCTCGGGCCGGCGATCCGGGCGCCGCAGCCACCGCCTCGCGGAACCATGGGTGCTGGTCCGAGCAGTGGTTCGGCACCAGGTCCATGAGCACGCGCAGGCCCCGGGCGTGCGCCGCGCCGACCAGCCGGTCGAACGTGGCGAGGTCGCCGTACTCCGGGTTGATGCCGGTGAAGTCCGCGACATCGTAACCGTGGTCGGCCTGCGGCGACGGGTAGCACGGATTCAGCCAGACGGCGTCCACCCCGAGGCCGGCGATGTAGTCGAGGTGGTCGATCACCCCACCGAGATCGCCCACGCCGTCGCCGCCGCTATCTGCGAAGGAGCGCAGGTAGAGCTGGTAGACGACGGCGTCGTCCCAGCGCAACGCAGAACTGGCAACCACAGGCTCACGTTCCTCGCTCGAGAAGTCTTCCCCGGACATCAGTCGTGCTCTCCGGCCGCTTCACGCTGCGGAGCCGTGCTGCCCCGCAGCACGAGGTGGGTGTCGAGCACCGTGCGGCTGGGTTCGTCCGGGTCCCCTCGCACCCGCCGCAGGAGGATCTGCGCCGCCGCCTTGCCTTGCTCAAGCACCGGCTGGGCCACGGTCGAGAGGTCCAGGACGTCGGCCAGATCGTGGTCGTCGAACCCGATCAGCGAGATGTCCCGGCCCGGCCGCAGACCCGCCCGGCGCAGTGCGCGCAGGGCACCGAACGCCATCTCGTCAGATGCCACGAACACCGCCGTGGGCAGCCGGTGACCGGACAGCAGGCGCGTCATCGCCCGTTCGCCGCCGTCGATGGTGAACCCACCGGGGACCTCGAGCGCACCGTCGGCGATGCCCGCCTCGTGCAGTGCGTCGCGGTAGGCGTCGCGGCGGCGCAGCGGCGTGGTGAAACCCAGGGGGACGGGGGTGTCTTCGCCGATGAACGCGATGTCCCGGTGGCCGAGGTGCAGCAGGTGCCGCATCGCCGAGGTGGCGGCGGCGTGGTCATCGATGCCAACGCAGTCGGTACCGGGCGCGTCCAGGCCGACCGTCACCACCGGTACCGCGAGGTCACGCAGGAGGTCTACTTCCGACGCGGACAGCGGCAGCGACAGGACGAGGACGGCGTCGACCCGCCGTCGCAGCGGCAGTTCGTGGAAGAACCGGGCGCGGCCCTCTTGGTCGCCGACGTTGTACAGCAAGACGCTGATCCCGGCCTCGCGCAGCACCCGCTCCGCGGCGGAGATCAGCGTGGCGAAAAACCACCGCTCGACGTACGGGACGACCACCCCGACGGTGCCGGTCGTCCCGCGGGCGAGGCTGGACGCGGCCGGCGAGATGACGTAGTCGAGGGCGGCCGCCGCCGACACGACCCGGGCCCGGGTCGCCTCCGACACCCGCCCCACCCCGCGGAGCGCGCGGGAGACCGTGGCGGGTGACACGCCCGCCTGACGTGCGACTTCGTCGAGGCTGCTGGCCACTTCGCTCCTTTCCTGCGTGCGCAAGGCCTTGCACACAGAACACGACAGAACCTCTTGACTTCGACCCACCTGCGGCCAATCATGGCTGCGCAATCGCTTGCACACATCATCGTACGGGCGCCGGTCCGGCAGGGCAATGGAGGCCTGATGAAGACCGCACGAAACCATCGGATCGCCGGCGCGACCGTGGGGCTGACCCTCCTGGGCGCGGCTACCCTGACCGGTTGCTCCAGCGGCGGCGGCACGACGATCAACCTGTACATCTCACCCGAGGACCATCTCCAGACAGTGGTCGACAACTGCAACAAGGCGGCGAACGGGAAGTACGAGATCGTCTACAACAAGCTGCCCCGCACCGCCGACGGCCAGCGCGAGCAGATGGTCCGCCGGCTCGCCGCGGGCGACACCTCGCTGGACGTGCTCGGCCTCGACGTCACGTGGGTCCCGGAGTTCGCCGAAGCGGGCTGGGCCGAGGAGTGGACGGGCGCGAACGCGGCGGCGGCCACGCAGGACGTGCTGCCGGGGCCGCTGGCCACCGCCAAGTGGAACGGAAAGCTCTACGGCGCGACGAAGAACACGAACGTCCAGCTGCTCTGGTACGACGACCGGATCACGCCGGCGCCGCCGAAGACGTTCGACGAGCTCATGACGCAGGCGCAGCAGCTGAAGGCCGCCGGGAAGCCGTACCAGGTCGTGTTCACCGGCGCGCAGTACGAAGGGCTGGTCGTCTTCTACAACACGCTGGTCGCTTCCGCGGGCGGGCACATCCTTTCCGACGACGGCAAGTCCGTGGTCATGGACGACGGTGCCGTCAAAGCCCTGGCGTTGCTGAAGAGCCTCACCACGGCCGGGATCACCGACCCGTCCCTGACCAACCAGAAAGAGGACGACATCCGGCAGGCCTTCCAGCGTGGGCAAGCGGCGCTGCAGCTGAACTGGCCGTTCGTCTACGCCTCCTACGCCAAGGAAAAGCCGCAGGACCTCACCCACATCAAGTGGACCCGCTACCCGTCGATCGTGCCCGGCACCTCCAGCAAGGTCACTATCGGCGGATTCAACCTGGCGGTGTCGAAGTATTCCCAGCACAAGCCGGAAGCGTTCGAAGCGGCCTTGTGCCTGCGCAACGCCCAGAACCAGAAGTACCAGGCCCTGGTGGACGGGATCCCGCCGAGCATCTCGACCGTCTACGACGACACCAC
Encoded proteins:
- a CDS encoding Asp23/Gls24 family envelope stress response protein; translation: MAETTSKAPAATASKDKTTGVLVTAQGATTIADTVVQKIAGLATREVAGVHALGGGVSRAFSAIRERIPGASASAGQGVSVEVGEKQAAVDLQIVVEYGVSIADVARSVRRTVITGVERMTGLEVVEVNIAVGDLRLPGEDEGESADTGRVR
- a CDS encoding LacI family DNA-binding transcriptional regulator is translated as MASSLDEVARQAGVSPATVSRALRGVGRVSEATRARVVSAAAALDYVISPAASSLARGTTGTVGVVVPYVERWFFATLISAAERVLREAGISVLLYNVGDQEGRARFFHELPLRRRVDAVLVLSLPLSASEVDLLRDLAVPVVTVGLDAPGTDCVGIDDHAAATSAMRHLLHLGHRDIAFIGEDTPVPLGFTTPLRRRDAYRDALHEAGIADGALEVPGGFTIDGGERAMTRLLSGHRLPTAVFVASDEMAFGALRALRRAGLRPGRDISLIGFDDHDLADVLDLSTVAQPVLEQGKAAAQILLRRVRGDPDEPSRTVLDTHLVLRGSTAPQREAAGEHD
- a CDS encoding ABC transporter substrate-binding protein, producing the protein MKTARNHRIAGATVGLTLLGAATLTGCSSGGGTTINLYISPEDHLQTVVDNCNKAANGKYEIVYNKLPRTADGQREQMVRRLAAGDTSLDVLGLDVTWVPEFAEAGWAEEWTGANAAAATQDVLPGPLATAKWNGKLYGATKNTNVQLLWYDDRITPAPPKTFDELMTQAQQLKAAGKPYQVVFTGAQYEGLVVFYNTLVASAGGHILSDDGKSVVMDDGAVKALALLKSLTTAGITDPSLTNQKEDDIRQAFQRGQAALQLNWPFVYASYAKEKPQDLTHIKWTRYPSIVPGTSSKVTIGGFNLAVSKYSQHKPEAFEAALCLRNAQNQKYQALVDGIPPSISTVYDDTTALDPAKPADPKDNPRLADQYPMKDDIQAALSDAAVRPLTPAYQNLSIVISKVLSPPSAIDPQATAAELRERLTDALNSKGIIP
- a CDS encoding phosphatase PAP2 family protein, yielding MSVLDRPRSPVRGLVAAGVAALAVFIALLISAAANSGWAATFDQDLHTWLLAHRTATLTLLARTATVTATPVVATVLVLAIAAGIGTGTVSARLRRASLVGAIMAPALLARYGLSLLVARQRPPREDWAWHASGQSFPSGHTTAAALAAGLVGWLAIHRVTSRACRCLLWMVAAGYVVLIAWTRTYLGVHWPTDVLAGAAFAITWLCVAFIVRELTTHAQRPRDRHPAAPGEP
- a CDS encoding response regulator transcription factor, producing the protein MTAILIWDKRKSVRRGLTRLLSGIPGVSRVDCVADGDELLRRHSRERGDVVFVGTMSGPDRGSCPDVAKVVSRLVVADPQAYVVALGEQDVGDTKAIVESGVRGYVRWNVTEHELVAALAHIVALASVSVAQRLRPRELEVLRGMAAGNTNMAIARQMGISEDTVKSHARTVFRKLEVKERAHAVAEGFRRGLLR
- a CDS encoding alpha-amylase family glycosyl hydrolase, with translation MVASSALRWDDAVVYQLYLRSFADSGGDGVGDLGGVIDHLDYIAGLGVDAVWLNPCYPSPQADHGYDVADFTGINPEYGDLATFDRLVGAAHARGLRVLMDLVPNHCSDQHPWFREAVAAAPGSPARDRFLFRDGRGERGEEPPNNWRATFGGPAWTRVDEADGTPGQWYLHLFTPQQPDFNWRNPAVADYFDDVLRFWFDRGVDGFRIDVCHGLLKDRELSDWDPADGAYNARSWNQPEVHRIYRRWRSLTQSYGDRDLLLVGEVWVPTAVDLAAYLRPDELHQAFYFDLLVQPWDAVALRDSIERALTATDSLPAWTLANHDVHRTVTRYGITDPEPAPPSNDAFAALMRPRGQVDAALGERRARAALLMLLALPGSAYLYQGEELGLPEVQEMPAAVRQDPVFHRTGGVEAGRDGCRVPLPWTSEGTAFGFSTAAPWLPQPDWFAKYAVSSQRRDQDSTLSLYHRVIAARRAWRRGGALTWLSPGEDGILAFTSGQLSCVVNTRATRFTVPRGWGRVVLRSDGSGGATLEGGTAAWLVPEDASGDARTPG
- a CDS encoding CsbD family protein, yielding MSLGDKIGNKADDLGGKAKEAAGKVTGDDELRAEGQSDQAKAGLKDAVENVKDAVGDVADKVKNVLKKD